In one Mycobacterium sp. NBC_00419 genomic region, the following are encoded:
- a CDS encoding NAD(P)H-dependent amine dehydrogenase family protein: MSARTDKPIRVIQWTTGNIGRRSLHAIIGRSDMELVGVYAHGADKVGVDAAELSGWPLGPGTPTGIKATNDIDALLAAEPDACCYNPLWPSVDELVRLLEAGVNVCASAAWITGGKQSPEDLERIRKACEKGNSTIFGSGAHPGMTNTVGMVLSGACERVDEIRITESVDCSTYESAGTQSAMGFGCDPDTPGLAESVRQESEVFAESAAMMADAIGADLDRMTFDVTFTPATGDSDLGFMTIPAGTVGGVYGYHRGWVGDRNVVSVGFNWIMGSHVTPPKPLEHGHVIQVFGVPNMRTVLHCLPPKDWPEQGFMGLGMIYTAMPVTNAVPAVVAAEPGIVTLADLPPVTGRFAAR, from the coding sequence ATGAGCGCACGTACCGACAAGCCGATACGAGTCATCCAATGGACCACCGGCAACATCGGCCGCCGGTCCCTGCACGCCATCATCGGCCGCTCGGACATGGAACTGGTCGGGGTCTACGCGCACGGCGCCGACAAGGTCGGGGTGGACGCGGCCGAGTTGTCCGGCTGGCCACTGGGACCGGGCACACCGACCGGCATCAAGGCCACCAATGACATCGACGCGCTGCTGGCCGCCGAACCGGACGCCTGCTGCTACAACCCGCTGTGGCCCAGCGTCGACGAATTGGTGCGGCTGCTCGAGGCCGGGGTGAACGTCTGTGCGTCAGCCGCGTGGATCACCGGCGGCAAGCAATCTCCGGAGGACCTTGAGAGGATCCGAAAGGCTTGCGAGAAGGGCAATTCCACGATCTTCGGCAGCGGCGCCCATCCCGGTATGACCAACACGGTCGGAATGGTCCTCTCCGGTGCATGTGAACGGGTCGACGAGATCCGCATCACCGAATCGGTGGACTGCTCGACCTACGAGTCGGCAGGCACCCAGAGCGCGATGGGGTTCGGCTGTGATCCCGACACCCCGGGACTGGCCGAGAGCGTGCGCCAGGAAAGCGAAGTGTTCGCCGAGTCGGCGGCCATGATGGCCGATGCGATCGGCGCCGACCTGGACCGGATGACGTTCGACGTCACGTTCACCCCGGCCACAGGAGACTCCGACCTGGGGTTCATGACCATCCCGGCGGGCACCGTCGGCGGCGTCTACGGCTATCACCGCGGCTGGGTCGGGGACCGCAACGTCGTCAGCGTCGGATTCAACTGGATCATGGGCTCGCACGTCACCCCGCCCAAGCCGCTGGAACACGGTCACGTCATCCAGGTCTTCGGTGTGCCCAACATGCGCACGGTACTGCACTGCCTGCCGCCGAAGGACTGGCCGGAACAGGGCTTCATGGGGCTGGGCATGATCTACACGGCGATGCCGGTGACCAACGCGGTACCCGCTGTGGTGGCCGCCGAACCGGGCATCGTGACGCTGGCCGACCTACCGCCGGTGACCGGGCGGTTCGCCGCGCGCTGA
- a CDS encoding ComEA family DNA-binding protein, which yields MGSEPPLVSLHRRLGVAEEQAGEDEDQDAAALPSWIPDGRPERGRRLVAAIRADPGRAGALAMGVVAVIAVLVTVVTLMRDDSAPVMSAKLPPVEMVSSEAPRSGAAAPQGPVVVSVVGLVNTPGLVTLAPDARIADAVSAAGGALDGADLLGLNLARHLVDGEQVVVGIPMPAGQPDALGSSVSGAPATSGAPTTAAPAAPLDLNTASAEQFDTLPGIGPVMAAAIVAWRETNGKFTSVDQLGEVDGIGTARLEKLRSLVRV from the coding sequence ATGGGATCGGAACCACCGTTGGTCAGCCTGCACCGCCGCCTGGGCGTGGCAGAGGAGCAGGCCGGCGAGGATGAGGACCAGGACGCCGCCGCCCTGCCCAGCTGGATTCCCGACGGTCGACCCGAGCGTGGGCGCAGGCTGGTGGCGGCGATCCGGGCTGACCCCGGTCGGGCCGGCGCGCTCGCCATGGGAGTCGTCGCGGTGATCGCCGTGCTCGTCACCGTGGTCACCCTGATGCGCGACGACTCCGCCCCGGTGATGTCAGCCAAGCTGCCGCCGGTGGAGATGGTGTCCTCGGAGGCCCCGCGCTCCGGGGCAGCGGCACCGCAGGGGCCGGTCGTCGTCAGTGTCGTGGGCCTGGTGAACACGCCCGGTCTGGTCACCCTGGCCCCGGATGCGCGGATTGCCGACGCGGTCTCAGCCGCCGGTGGCGCACTCGACGGCGCTGATCTGCTCGGACTCAATCTGGCCCGCCACCTCGTCGACGGTGAGCAGGTCGTCGTCGGCATCCCCATGCCCGCGGGCCAGCCCGACGCCCTGGGCAGCTCGGTCAGCGGCGCCCCGGCCACCTCAGGGGCGCCGACGACGGCAGCGCCGGCGGCACCCCTCGACCTCAACACCGCCAGCGCCGAGCAATTCGACACCCTGCCTGGCATCGGGCCGGTGATGGCGGCGGCCATCGTGGCCTGGCGCGAGACCAACGGAAAATTCACCAGCGTCGACCAACTGGGTGAGGTGGACGGCATCGGTACGGCGCGGCTGGAAAAGCTGCGGAGCCTGGTCCGGGTCTGA
- a CDS encoding transglutaminase family protein, with protein sequence MWRMRVVHATGYAYKSPVTASYNEARLTPRSDSRQNVILNRVETVPATRNYRYVDYWGTAVTAFDLHAPHTELEVTSSSVVETDKAEPLEKSVSWEELASPAVRDRFDEVLTPTQYTPGSRRLERVGRRIMKENDPNDAVVAAARWAHSELQYVPGTTGVHSSGLDALREGKGVCQDFAHLTLILLRGMGIPARYVSGYLHPNRKAVVGDTVDGQSHAWIQAWIGGWWNYDPTNDSTINEQYISVGVGRNYGDVSPLKGIYSGEGSTDLDVVVEITRLA encoded by the coding sequence ATGTGGCGGATGCGCGTGGTGCACGCGACAGGCTACGCCTACAAGTCGCCGGTGACCGCCTCCTATAACGAGGCCAGGCTCACCCCGCGGTCGGACTCTCGGCAGAACGTGATCCTCAACCGTGTGGAGACCGTTCCCGCGACCCGCAATTACCGCTATGTCGACTATTGGGGAACCGCCGTAACGGCTTTCGACCTGCACGCGCCACACACCGAGCTGGAGGTGACGTCCTCCTCGGTGGTCGAAACCGACAAAGCCGAGCCGCTGGAGAAGTCCGTCTCGTGGGAGGAACTCGCCTCCCCGGCGGTGCGCGACCGCTTCGACGAGGTGCTCACCCCGACGCAGTACACCCCGGGCAGCCGGCGGCTCGAGCGCGTCGGCAGGCGCATCATGAAGGAGAACGACCCGAACGACGCCGTGGTCGCCGCGGCCAGGTGGGCGCACAGCGAGTTGCAGTACGTTCCCGGTACCACCGGCGTGCACTCGTCGGGTCTTGACGCCCTGCGTGAGGGCAAGGGCGTCTGCCAGGATTTCGCCCATCTGACACTGATTCTGTTGCGCGGCATGGGAATTCCGGCACGCTACGTTTCGGGCTATCTGCACCCCAACCGCAAGGCCGTCGTCGGCGACACGGTCGACGGGCAGAGCCACGCCTGGATCCAGGCCTGGATAGGCGGCTGGTGGAACTACGACCCGACCAACGACTCAACGATTAACGAGCAGTACATCAGCGTCGGCGTGGGCCGCAACTACGGGGATGTCTCACCGTTGAAGGGCATCTACTCCGGTGAGGGCTCCACCGACCTGGATGTGGTGGTCGAGATCACCCGCCTGGCCTGA
- a CDS encoding ComEC/Rec2 family competence protein has protein sequence MRLVPAALTAWAVTAAGIVWSAGAALAATCAVVAAGWTALVWWRCGPAAVRACALAVIGTAVVGAGFGVAVALRTDALREHPVTGRFGSTDSVTVTPTESPRSLGNGRLMFAANLDRLDAVESSGRVVVFAPVLGFAEVSAGQPARFRARISRPTRRDLTVAVLRATGEPIVGEASSVQRAALAVRSRFAAAALEVLPADQAAMLPGLVLGDTSSVTPETAAEFRTAGLTHLTAVSGANVTIVCGTVLLSARLIGPRAATGLAAVALLAFVVVVQPSASVLRAAVMGALALLAVLSGRRRQAIPVLSAAVLALLVAAPQLAVDAGFALSVTATAALVVLAPVWSARLVARGWPKPLADAVCIAVAAQLVTAPLVAAISGQLSLVAVLANLAVAVVIPPITVLGTAAAALCPVWAAGAGLLIRFTGPELWWLLHVARWAGAVPGAAITVPSGVGGVVTVGGVTALGAGLWWWARRG, from the coding sequence CTGCGGCTGGTGCCTGCCGCGCTGACGGCATGGGCGGTGACGGCCGCCGGGATCGTCTGGTCGGCGGGCGCCGCGCTGGCGGCCACCTGCGCGGTGGTCGCCGCCGGGTGGACCGCCCTGGTGTGGTGGCGCTGCGGTCCGGCGGCAGTCCGGGCCTGCGCGCTCGCGGTGATCGGTACCGCCGTCGTCGGCGCCGGGTTCGGCGTTGCAGTCGCGTTACGCACTGACGCGCTGCGCGAGCACCCCGTCACGGGACGGTTCGGCAGCACCGACTCGGTGACGGTGACTCCGACCGAGAGCCCGAGATCACTGGGCAACGGGCGGCTGATGTTCGCCGCGAACCTCGATCGCCTCGATGCCGTCGAATCATCGGGTCGCGTCGTCGTGTTCGCACCCGTGCTCGGGTTCGCCGAGGTCTCGGCCGGTCAGCCGGCCCGGTTCCGGGCCCGGATCAGCCGGCCCACCCGGCGGGATCTGACGGTGGCGGTGTTGCGCGCCACCGGGGAACCGATCGTGGGCGAGGCCTCCTCGGTGCAGCGGGCTGCGCTTGCCGTGCGGTCGCGGTTCGCCGCCGCGGCGCTCGAGGTGCTGCCTGCCGACCAGGCGGCCATGCTCCCCGGACTCGTACTGGGTGACACGTCGTCGGTCACGCCGGAGACCGCCGCCGAGTTCCGTACGGCGGGCCTCACTCATCTGACGGCGGTGTCCGGCGCCAACGTCACGATCGTGTGCGGGACGGTGTTGCTCTCGGCGCGGCTGATCGGTCCGCGCGCGGCCACCGGGCTGGCGGCGGTGGCGTTGCTGGCCTTCGTCGTCGTGGTTCAACCCAGCGCCAGTGTGCTGCGTGCTGCGGTGATGGGAGCCCTGGCGCTGCTGGCGGTGCTGTCCGGCCGCCGCAGGCAGGCCATCCCGGTTCTGTCGGCCGCGGTCCTCGCCCTGCTCGTGGCCGCCCCGCAACTGGCCGTCGACGCGGGCTTTGCCCTGTCGGTGACGGCGACGGCCGCGCTCGTGGTGCTGGCCCCCGTCTGGTCGGCCCGGCTGGTGGCCCGGGGGTGGCCCAAACCACTGGCCGATGCGGTGTGTATCGCGGTGGCCGCGCAGCTGGTCACCGCACCGCTGGTAGCCGCCATCTCCGGACAACTCAGCCTGGTCGCGGTGTTGGCCAATCTCGCTGTGGCCGTTGTGATTCCGCCTATCACGGTGCTGGGGACGGCTGCGGCGGCACTGTGTCCGGTCTGGGCCGCGGGCGCGGGGCTGCTGATCAGGTTCACCGGGCCGGAACTGTGGTGGTTGTTGCACGTCGCGCGCTGGGCCGGCGCTGTGCCCGGTGCGGCGATCACGGTGCCCTCCGGGGTGGGCGGGGTCGTGACGGTCGGCGGTGTCACGGCGCTCGGCGCCGGGCTGTGGTGGTGGGCGCGGCGCGGGTGA
- a CDS encoding DegV family protein: MAVVVVTDSSARLPAAEVDQWGIQVVPLHILVDGADLPDGSDAIPPDLYHRGQVTTAGATPAELTAVYRRALADSGGDGVVAVHISGALSSTLGAAEYAAGEFGGSVRVVDSKSTAMGTGFVALAAAGAARAGLDLDTVAARAESTVGRVHGYIVVHRLENLRRSGRIGTAASWLGTALALKPLLRIDESGQLVLVQRVRTASKALAAMVEQVLATVGEHRARLAVHHIDNPDVAADLAATLAAALPGCGPAVITDLGPVLGVHVGSGAVGVVAAVEEPQP; the protein is encoded by the coding sequence ATGGCCGTCGTCGTGGTGACCGACTCCTCAGCTCGGCTTCCCGCCGCGGAAGTCGACCAATGGGGTATCCAGGTTGTGCCACTTCACATTCTGGTCGACGGTGCCGATCTGCCCGACGGCAGCGACGCGATTCCGCCGGATCTCTATCACCGCGGCCAGGTCACCACGGCCGGTGCCACGCCTGCCGAGCTGACCGCGGTCTACCGGCGGGCGCTGGCTGACAGTGGTGGCGACGGTGTGGTGGCCGTGCACATCTCCGGGGCGCTGTCGAGCACGCTGGGCGCCGCCGAGTACGCGGCGGGGGAGTTCGGTGGATCCGTTCGGGTGGTGGACTCGAAGTCGACGGCGATGGGCACCGGATTCGTCGCATTGGCTGCCGCCGGTGCGGCGCGGGCCGGCCTCGATCTGGATACCGTTGCCGCACGGGCCGAGTCGACGGTCGGTCGGGTACACGGCTATATCGTGGTGCACCGCTTGGAGAATCTACGGCGCAGCGGCCGGATCGGGACGGCGGCATCGTGGCTGGGGACCGCACTCGCGCTCAAGCCGCTGTTGCGCATCGACGAAAGTGGACAGCTGGTCCTGGTCCAACGGGTCAGGACCGCCTCCAAGGCGCTCGCAGCGATGGTGGAGCAGGTTCTTGCGACGGTCGGGGAGCACCGCGCGAGACTGGCCGTGCACCACATCGACAATCCGGACGTCGCAGCCGATCTCGCTGCGACACTGGCTGCCGCCCTGCCCGGCTGCGGCCCTGCGGTGATCACCGATCTAGGTCCGGTGCTCGGCGTGCACGTGGGCAGCGGTGCGGTGGGTGTCGTTGCGGCGGTTGAGGAACCGCAGCCCTGA
- the rpsT gene encoding 30S ribosomal protein S20 has translation MANIKSQQKRILTNERRRLRNKSVKSSLHTAIRAFRQAAAEGDKDKAGDLLTATSRKLDKAASKGVIHKNQAANKKSALAQAFQKI, from the coding sequence GTGGCCAACATCAAGTCGCAGCAGAAGCGGATTCTCACCAACGAGCGCCGCAGGCTGCGCAACAAGTCGGTGAAGAGCTCGCTCCATACCGCGATCCGCGCGTTCCGTCAGGCTGCCGCCGAGGGCGACAAGGACAAGGCCGGCGATCTGCTGACCGCCACCAGCCGCAAGCTGGACAAGGCCGCCAGCAAGGGCGTGATTCACAAGAATCAGGCGGCCAACAAGAAGTCCGCGCTCGCGCAGGCCTTCCAGAAGATCTGA
- the holA gene encoding DNA polymerase III subunit delta → MHLILGDEELLVDRAISQVLRAARAAAGTDDVPVNRLRAGEVSTNELLELLSPSLFADERVVVLESAAEAGKEAVDLIASAAADLPPGTVLVVVHSGGGRAKALAEQLKKLGAEVHPCAKIAKAAERSDFVRAEFRALKVKVDDDTLAALLDAVGSDIRELASACSQLVADTGGLVDAEAVRRYHSGKAEVSGFDIADKAVVGDIAGSAEALRWAMMRGMPHVVLADALAEAVHTIARVGPLTGDPYRLASELGMPPWRIQKAQKQSRRWSRDKIATAIRLVATLNADVKGAAADANYVLEDAVRKVAQLAAGSGRD, encoded by the coding sequence CTGCATCTGATCCTGGGCGACGAGGAACTGCTGGTCGACCGCGCCATCAGCCAGGTGCTGCGGGCCGCGCGGGCCGCCGCCGGCACCGACGACGTTCCGGTGAACCGGCTGCGTGCCGGTGAGGTGTCGACCAACGAACTGCTCGAACTGCTGAGCCCGTCGCTGTTCGCCGACGAGCGGGTCGTCGTTCTGGAGTCGGCCGCCGAGGCCGGCAAGGAGGCTGTCGACCTGATCGCCTCGGCCGCGGCGGACCTGCCGCCGGGCACGGTGCTCGTCGTCGTCCACAGCGGCGGCGGCCGGGCCAAGGCGCTGGCCGAACAGCTCAAGAAACTCGGCGCCGAGGTGCATCCCTGCGCCAAGATCGCCAAGGCCGCTGAACGTTCGGACTTCGTCCGCGCTGAGTTCCGCGCCCTCAAGGTGAAGGTCGACGACGACACTCTCGCCGCGCTTCTCGACGCGGTCGGCTCCGACATCCGCGAGCTGGCCTCGGCGTGTTCCCAGCTGGTCGCCGACACCGGCGGGCTCGTCGACGCGGAGGCGGTGCGCCGCTATCACAGCGGTAAGGCGGAGGTGTCCGGCTTCGACATCGCCGACAAGGCGGTCGTGGGTGACATCGCGGGGTCGGCTGAGGCGCTGCGCTGGGCGATGATGCGGGGGATGCCCCACGTTGTGCTGGCCGATGCGCTGGCCGAAGCCGTCCACACGATTGCCAGGGTGGGTCCGCTCACGGGCGACCCTTACCGCCTGGCCTCAGAGCTGGGCATGCCGCCGTGGCGTATCCAGAAGGCTCAGAAGCAGTCGCGGCGATGGTCGCGGGACAAGATCGCCACGGCGATCCGCCTGGTGGCGACCCTCAATGCGGACGTCAAGGGCGCAGCGGCCGACGCCAACTATGTCCTGGAGGACGCGGTGCGCAAAGTGGCGCAATTGGCCGCCGGAAGCGGCCGGGACTAA
- a CDS encoding circularly permuted type 2 ATP-grasp protein, whose amino-acid sequence MGSYAKAFDEMFDAQGNVRGPYKGIFAELAPSDAEELEARAEALGRAFIDQGITFSLSGQERPFPLDLVPRVISAAEWSRLERGITQRVKALEMYLDDIYGDQEILRDGVIPRRLVTSCEHFHRQAAGINPPNGVRIHVAGIDLVRDAQGTFRVLEDNLRSPSGVSYVMENRRTMARVFPNLFATHRVRAVGDYSSHLLRALRNAAATNEADPTVVVLTPGPFNSAYFEHSLLARQMGVELVEGRDLFCRDNTVYMRTTEGERQVDVIYRRIDDDYLDPMQFRPDSVLGVAGLLNAARAGNVVISSAVGNGVGDDKLVYTYVPTIIEYYLGEKPLLANVDTFRCWLDEECEEVLDRIDELVIKPVEGSGGYGIVFGPDASEKELAATRKKILGDPRGWIAQPVVQLSTVPTKVGDSLAPRHVDLRPFAVNDGEDVWVLPGGLTRVALTEGSLVVNSSQGGGSKDTWVLASRTSVAARELGAAEILRKLPKAAKAPAVEKAPEQSGQQQQGQQQQQQQQAVMH is encoded by the coding sequence ATGGGCTCGTACGCGAAGGCCTTCGACGAGATGTTCGACGCCCAGGGCAACGTCCGCGGGCCCTACAAAGGCATCTTCGCCGAGCTCGCCCCGTCCGATGCCGAGGAGCTCGAAGCCAGGGCCGAGGCGTTGGGCCGCGCCTTCATCGACCAGGGCATCACGTTCTCGCTGTCCGGCCAGGAACGGCCGTTCCCGCTCGACCTGGTGCCGCGCGTCATCTCCGCCGCCGAGTGGTCGCGCCTCGAGCGGGGCATCACCCAGCGGGTGAAGGCGCTGGAGATGTACCTCGACGACATCTACGGCGACCAGGAGATCCTGCGCGACGGCGTCATCCCACGCCGTTTGGTGACCTCCTGTGAGCATTTCCACCGGCAGGCCGCCGGGATCAACCCGCCCAACGGGGTGCGCATCCACGTCGCCGGCATCGACCTGGTCCGCGACGCCCAGGGAACCTTCCGGGTGCTCGAGGACAACCTGCGCTCACCGTCGGGTGTCTCCTACGTGATGGAGAACCGCCGCACGATGGCGCGGGTGTTCCCGAACCTGTTCGCCACTCACCGGGTACGCGCGGTCGGCGACTACTCCTCGCATCTGCTGCGGGCGCTGCGCAACGCCGCGGCGACCAACGAGGCCGACCCGACGGTGGTCGTGCTGACCCCCGGCCCGTTCAACTCGGCCTACTTCGAGCATTCGCTGCTGGCCCGGCAGATGGGCGTCGAACTCGTCGAGGGCCGCGACCTGTTCTGCCGCGACAACACCGTCTACATGCGCACCACCGAAGGGGAGCGGCAGGTCGACGTCATCTACCGCCGCATCGACGACGACTACCTGGACCCGATGCAGTTCCGGCCCGACTCGGTGCTCGGGGTGGCCGGGCTGCTCAACGCCGCCCGCGCCGGAAACGTCGTGATCTCCAGCGCGGTGGGCAATGGCGTCGGCGACGACAAGCTGGTCTACACCTACGTGCCCACGATCATCGAGTACTACCTCGGCGAGAAGCCGCTGCTGGCCAACGTCGACACCTTCCGGTGTTGGCTGGACGAGGAATGCGAAGAGGTCCTCGACCGCATCGACGAACTGGTCATCAAGCCGGTCGAGGGATCGGGTGGGTACGGCATCGTCTTCGGACCGGACGCCTCGGAGAAGGAACTGGCCGCGACCCGCAAGAAGATCCTCGGTGACCCGCGGGGTTGGATCGCCCAGCCGGTGGTCCAGCTCTCGACGGTGCCGACCAAGGTCGGTGACAGCCTGGCGCCGCGCCACGTCGACCTGCGGCCGTTCGCCGTCAACGACGGCGAGGACGTCTGGGTGCTGCCGGGCGGTCTGACCCGCGTCGCCCTCACCGAAGGCTCCCTGGTAGTCAACTCCAGTCAGGGCGGTGGCTCCAAGGACACCTGGGTGCTGGCGTCACGGACGTCGGTGGCGGCCCGCGAGCTGGGTGCTGCCGAGATCCTGCGCAAGCTTCCCAAGGCGGCCAAGGCGCCCGCGGTCGAGAAGGCTCCCGAGCAGTCCGGTCAGCAACAGCAGGGCCAACAACAGCAACAGCAGCAGCAGGCGGTGATGCACTGA
- a CDS encoding alpha-E domain-containing protein — protein sequence MLARNAEALYWIGRYVERADDTARILDVTVHQLLEDSSVDPDQTSRVLLQVLGIEPPKHQLDLWSLTDLVAFSRGLPGGCSIVDAISAARENARSAREVTSSDMWECLNTTYNALAERERAARRLGPHEFFSFIEGRAAMFAGLADSTLSRDDGYRFLVLGRAIERVDMTVRLLLSRVGDSASSPAWVTVLRSAGAHDTYLRTYRGVLDANRVVEFMLLDRLFPRSIYYSLKLAEHSLDELMHRAHNRIGATAEAQRLLGRARSELEFIQPGVLLESLEERLAALQETCAGVGEAVALQYFHSAPWVAWSDAGHNGALVVEEGEI from the coding sequence ATGCTCGCCCGTAATGCCGAGGCGCTCTACTGGATCGGGCGCTACGTCGAGCGCGCTGACGACACCGCCCGGATTCTCGACGTCACCGTGCACCAGCTGCTCGAGGATTCCAGCGTCGACCCCGACCAGACCTCCCGGGTGCTGCTTCAGGTGCTCGGTATCGAACCGCCCAAACACCAACTCGACCTGTGGTCGCTGACCGACCTGGTGGCGTTCAGCCGGGGTCTGCCGGGCGGTTGCTCGATCGTCGACGCGATCTCGGCTGCCCGCGAAAACGCCCGATCCGCAAGGGAAGTCACCTCCAGTGACATGTGGGAGTGCCTCAACACCACCTACAACGCGCTGGCCGAGCGGGAGCGGGCGGCCCGCAGGCTGGGCCCGCACGAGTTCTTCTCCTTCATCGAGGGCCGCGCGGCGATGTTCGCCGGGCTGGCCGACTCGACTCTGTCCCGGGACGACGGCTACCGGTTCCTGGTGCTGGGGCGGGCCATCGAACGGGTGGACATGACCGTGCGGCTGCTGCTGTCGCGGGTCGGGGACAGTGCCTCCTCGCCGGCCTGGGTCACGGTGCTGCGCTCGGCGGGCGCGCACGACACCTACCTGCGGACCTACCGCGGTGTGCTCGACGCCAACCGGGTCGTCGAATTCATGTTGCTGGACCGGCTTTTCCCGCGCTCGATCTACTACTCGCTCAAACTCGCCGAACACAGCCTCGACGAACTGATGCACCGTGCGCACAACCGGATCGGCGCCACCGCCGAGGCCCAGCGGCTGCTGGGCCGGGCCCGCAGTGAGTTGGAGTTCATCCAGCCCGGCGTGCTGCTGGAGTCACTCGAGGAGCGGCTGGCCGCTCTGCAGGAGACATGCGCCGGCGTCGGAGAAGCCGTGGCGCTGCAGTACTTCCACTCCGCGCCGTGGGTGGCTTGGTCGGATGCCGGGCACAACGGTGCGCTGGTTGTCGAGGAAGGTGAGATCTGA
- a CDS encoding PepSY-associated TM helix domain-containing protein, which produces MTTTETTKRRGEAAVLRRIWRLHFWVGLFAAPVLVVLACTGLIILYSQPLDALLNRHLFVVAQGPATVPLDQQIAVAKEHVGADYSLEAVSPPDNPDGSTRVDFLAPDAPGYPQAEKNVVQVFLDPYTGAYLGQRNQLSGLVGWANQIHRMFGNDGPHVQLPSLGHLINPSAYPEATIPAGIGNLVMELTATWILVLLASGIYLWWPRAIEAAKPLLKVRWSKGGRIRWRDLHALTGVVVAVILIGYILSGMTWTRYWGENWRAVTATVTPSTSIDAPSTPAKLGDYDRLGRRIAWAATDDPIYASQRGGAVAAPLPFADIDRIAKDEHMVPGYSIIPPSNSTEDGTTVYGSYTVVNRWPQRVSEQRTLYLDQFSGATIANATAAQDGALSRLTSFGIAMHMGNQFGVLTRITATLACLGVLTSVVTGFLMWWKRRPAGGTGLPAPASAATRANTPKGAMSVVTVVAVGLGVLYPVFGVSLLVMLVAEAVVAVRRRAPETALPATDDAVAGSEDDEVPVGAQN; this is translated from the coding sequence ATGACGACGACGGAAACAACGAAGCGGCGCGGTGAGGCTGCTGTGCTGCGCCGGATCTGGCGGCTGCACTTCTGGGTCGGGTTGTTCGCGGCGCCGGTGCTGGTGGTGCTGGCCTGCACCGGCCTGATCATCCTGTACAGCCAGCCGCTGGATGCGCTGCTGAACCGGCATCTCTTCGTCGTCGCGCAGGGACCGGCGACAGTCCCGCTGGATCAGCAGATCGCCGTGGCCAAGGAGCATGTCGGGGCCGACTACAGCCTCGAAGCGGTGTCGCCGCCGGACAATCCGGACGGATCGACGCGGGTCGACTTCCTCGCCCCCGACGCGCCCGGATACCCGCAGGCCGAGAAGAACGTCGTCCAGGTTTTCCTCGACCCGTACACCGGCGCCTACCTGGGCCAGCGCAACCAACTCTCCGGCCTGGTGGGCTGGGCCAATCAGATCCACCGGATGTTCGGCAACGACGGCCCGCACGTCCAGCTGCCGTCCCTGGGCCATCTGATCAACCCGTCGGCCTATCCCGAAGCCACCATCCCTGCCGGGATAGGCAACCTGGTGATGGAGCTGACAGCGACGTGGATCCTGGTGCTGCTGGCCAGCGGTATCTACCTGTGGTGGCCCCGAGCGATCGAAGCCGCGAAGCCGTTGCTGAAGGTCAGGTGGAGCAAGGGCGGCCGGATCCGCTGGCGCGATCTACATGCCCTCACCGGCGTGGTCGTCGCGGTCATCCTGATCGGCTACATCCTCTCCGGCATGACCTGGACCCGATACTGGGGCGAGAACTGGCGCGCCGTGACCGCCACGGTCACCCCGTCCACGTCCATCGACGCGCCCTCGACGCCGGCCAAGCTGGGTGATTACGACCGGCTCGGACGCCGCATCGCCTGGGCCGCCACCGACGACCCGATCTACGCCTCCCAGCGGGGCGGTGCCGTGGCGGCGCCGCTGCCGTTCGCCGACATCGACCGAATCGCCAAGGACGAGCACATGGTTCCCGGCTATTCGATCATCCCGCCCTCGAACTCGACCGAGGACGGCACGACGGTCTACGGCAGCTACACCGTGGTCAACCGCTGGCCGCAGCGGGTTTCCGAACAGCGCACCCTGTATCTCGACCAGTTCAGCGGGGCCACCATCGCCAATGCCACCGCCGCCCAGGACGGTGCGCTGTCCCGGCTGACCAGTTTCGGTATCGCCATGCACATGGGCAATCAGTTCGGCGTGCTGACCCGTATCACCGCGACGCTGGCCTGCCTCGGTGTGCTGACCAGCGTGGTGACCGGGTTCCTCATGTGGTGGAAGCGCCGCCCGGCCGGCGGCACCGGACTGCCCGCCCCGGCCAGTGCAGCCACCCGCGCCAACACACCCAAGGGGGCGATGAGCGTGGTGACGGTCGTCGCCGTCGGGCTCGGGGTGCTCTACCCGGTGTTCGGTGTCTCACTGCTTGTGATGCTGGTGGCCGAGGCGGTGGTCGCCGTCCGGCGCCGCGCACCCGAAACGGCGCTGCCGGCAACCGATGACGCGGTCGCCGGCAGCGAGGACGACGAGGTGCCGGTCGGCGCGCAGAACTAG